A DNA window from Deltaproteobacteria bacterium contains the following coding sequences:
- a CDS encoding phytanoyl-CoA dioxygenase family protein, which translates to MTAEQLETFARDGIVRLHRAIPARDVTAMRARIWDFLERAQGVREGDPATWPASRPFHFQALSRSDAFAPVRCPALVSALGELLGPGGWQEPPSWGPPLVSFRDCEAWELPTKSWHLDLPIPPTTALRAVRAFTFLSDVEPRGGATVAVAGSHRVLSALAERAGRALRSREARAALAASDPWFAALEQRDAADRDERFLRDGACVLSVPVRVVELCGHAGDIVLMRAELLHAAAPHALPAPRIVLAPFVFARTTAPPPPNPARN; encoded by the coding sequence GTGACCGCCGAGCAGCTCGAGACGTTCGCGCGCGACGGCATCGTTCGGCTCCACCGCGCGATCCCGGCGCGCGACGTGACCGCGATGCGCGCACGCATCTGGGACTTTCTCGAGCGCGCGCAAGGCGTACGCGAAGGCGACCCGGCGACGTGGCCGGCGAGCCGCCCCTTCCACTTCCAGGCGCTCTCGCGCAGCGACGCGTTCGCGCCCGTGCGCTGCCCCGCGCTCGTGTCTGCGCTGGGCGAATTGTTAGGTCCGGGGGGCTGGCAAGAGCCGCCGAGCTGGGGACCGCCACTGGTGAGCTTTCGCGATTGCGAGGCGTGGGAGCTGCCCACGAAGTCGTGGCATCTCGATCTTCCGATCCCGCCCACGACCGCGCTGCGCGCCGTGCGCGCATTCACGTTCCTCAGCGACGTCGAGCCGCGCGGCGGCGCGACCGTCGCCGTCGCCGGATCGCATCGCGTGCTCAGCGCGCTCGCCGAGCGAGCGGGTCGCGCGCTGCGATCGCGCGAGGCGCGCGCGGCCCTCGCCGCGAGCGATCCGTGGTTCGCCGCGCTCGAGCAGCGCGACGCCGCCGATCGCGACGAGCGCTTCCTCCGCGACGGCGCGTGCGTGCTGAGCGTTCCCGTGCGCGTCGTGGAACTGTGCGGGCACGCAGGCGACATCGTGCTGATGCGCGCCGAGTTGCTGCACGCGGCAGCGCCCCACGCCCTGCCCGCGCCGCGCATCGTGCTCGCGCCCTTCGTGTTCGCGCGCACCACCGCGCCACCTCCGCCAAACCCCGCACGCAACTGA
- a CDS encoding VOC family protein, translating to MAKKKSAKRSPKRAAKPRAAKPKPAPAKKRAASSKPAAPWGIESIFHFTVNCTNFERSIAFYQTIGFKVLRDNRDVIWPDYVAGNFGMTRAQGRGALLAIDDGPTHTRLDLLQWLEPAYDPAPDKPWSERVPRIIALRTRNVRKAYEDLTAKGIEFITPPRNMDPSSGIVGVMLCRDPDGLLVEFIEYEPGVLGSRVTHLAKRTG from the coding sequence ATGGCGAAGAAGAAGTCCGCGAAGCGTTCCCCGAAGCGCGCTGCGAAACCGCGGGCTGCGAAGCCGAAGCCGGCGCCTGCGAAGAAGCGCGCCGCTTCCTCCAAGCCGGCGGCGCCTTGGGGCATCGAGTCGATCTTCCACTTCACGGTGAACTGCACGAACTTCGAGCGCTCGATCGCCTTCTATCAGACGATCGGCTTCAAGGTGCTGCGCGACAACCGCGACGTGATCTGGCCCGACTACGTCGCCGGCAACTTCGGCATGACACGCGCACAAGGCCGCGGCGCCCTGCTCGCGATCGACGACGGCCCGACGCACACGCGCCTCGACCTGCTCCAATGGTTGGAGCCCGCCTACGACCCCGCACCTGACAAGCCCTGGAGCGAGCGCGTGCCGCGCATCATCGCGCTGCGCACGCGCAACGTGCGCAAGGCCTACGAGGATCTCACGGCCAAGGGCATCGAGTTCATCACGCCGCCGCGCAACATGGACCCGAGCAGCGGCATCGTCGGCGTGATGCTGTGCCGCGATCCTGACGGCCTGCTCGTCGAGTTCATCGAGTACGAGCCCGGCGTGCTCGGCAGCCGCGTCACCCACCTCGCGAAACGGACGGGGTGA